From Rhododendron vialii isolate Sample 1 chromosome 7a, ASM3025357v1:
TTTATGTAGGCTTAGGCCTTGTTCTAGAaatcaaaataagtacttattttcaaacttaaaaataataggcttacagaaataattttttaattttttttgcagggtttgatagatctcgattagaactatcaaacaagatccatattgcatatttttttatttcagcaagcctattatttttaagcttgaaaattgcaaataaaaactttttttaaggGGCCTTACTCCATTGTGACTGAGGTCAGTAATCCCCTCTCAATTTTTCTAACCCATCATTATTCATGTtgtccaaaattattttaaaattaacgTGACAATTTGTCTATGGATTGGTGATTTGTTATATAGAGCTACTCGaacaattattttaaatttaataaacgGTTTGAATTATTTATGTGAAATTCAAAAATGGGCCTCATACACCGCCGGTACTCCATCAATACTCAATTTTGTGGGTGCTGTGTGGGAGGCACAATTCATGTAAGTGGATGTGTAAGTTGGATGTAGTTGTAGCATGGTTGTTTCCATTGAGGAAAACTTATTTACTTCCGTTGaggaaaacttatttacggaggtgaatttgaaccgtccaaaacaaaTTTGGACCATCCGAAATACTCTTAGACGGTCCAAATACACCCGCGGTAAACAACTTGTTTACCGCGGCTCCGTGTAAGTCACACAACTTCCAAACACAGGTGGTTTGTGTAAGGTCACTCGTACACCTTCTTTGTTCGCGAAGGGCCACTTCAATGAGGAAGATGCGTCGAATGGCATCTGCTGCAATGATCTCTAACCCtagaattggaaaaaaaaaatcagtgcgGAGTGGGTACCAAGTGGTGCCCGCTCGCGCATCCGAACCGTCCATTATGTgtttggatggctcagatttggagagagaaagtgttgggatgagaggagagagagagttttaatccaagccgttcaaaaatgtattggacggcttggatgcgCCGAGCGGGTGACACGTCGGCAATACCCGCTCGGTACTGAAATATTCCTCCTAGAATTGGTTACAATTTCCAAAGGGAAGGTATATCTCTTCTCCTTTCCCTCAACTGTAACAATTTGGGAGGCAATATAGGGTTGTTtcacacccaaattccaacaaacCCTTTTGCTCCTAATTCCCTTGCAAAAATGGGTCCAGCTCAAATAAAGAAATTGGTGTTCGAAAAACACAAATTGGGTTTCGACAAGCTCGACCATGGTCTTAGTTTGTTCCGTCGAATGGTCCAACTTCGATCTCGTCTTTCGGTCATCGATTTTAGTCAGCTACTTCGGGCTATTGACAAAATGAAGCAGTATTCAACAGTAATCTCTTTATTTAGAGAATATCGAGACTTGGGAATTCCAATTAATGAGTACACGTTGGCTATTTTGATCAATTGTTTTTGCCGCATTAATAGAGTTGATTATGGGTTTGCTATCTTGGGTATCATCTTCAAATGTGGTTACAAAGCGGATTTGAACACGTTAACCACTCTAATAAATGGGTATATTTTACAAGATGTGAACACCTTCACCTCTCTAATAAATGGGTATATTTTACAAGACAACACTGATGCCGTGAAATTGTTCCTAAGGTTGACAAAACAAAGAGACATTATACGTGATGAGGTTACGTACGGGACCATCATAAACGGGCTTTGTAAACTTGGAAACACTACAATGGCTGTAGAGTTGGTCCGGAGTATGCAAAAATGGCATTGCAAGCCTAATGCCGTGATTTATAGCACAATCATTGACAACCTTTGCAAGGATGGAAATGTAGATGATGCTTTGATCCTATTGTCACAGATGAGAGAGTGGGATGTTACGCCAAACGTGGTTACCTATACTTCTTTAGTTGATGGGTTATGCAAATTAGGTCGAGGGATGGATGCCATGAGAATGTTGAGTGACATGATAGAGCAAAATATATTTCCAGATGTTATAATGTATAGTATGTTGGTGGATGCATTTTGCAAGGAGGGAAAGACAAAAGAAGCAGAGGGTATACTCGCGATCATGATTTGAAGGGCTGAGGAATCCGATGTGGTCATTTACAATGCACTTATGGACGGATATTGTTTGCAAGGGCACATGAACAAAGCAAAAGAAGTGTTCAACTCCATGGCGGATAAGGGGCTTGAGCCCAACACACATAGCTATTGTATTTTGGTCAATGGCTTGTAAAGGGTTAAAACCTGATACTGTAATTTACACCACTTTGTTACAGGGTTTGTTAACTTTGTTTACATTAGGAAGGTGCGATGCTGCAGAGAGTCTTTTTGATGAGATGATGTGTAGAGGTCCAAAACCTAACATTGTAACTTACTCAGTTTTATTGGACGGCTTCTTGAAGAACCACAAAATTGTCAAGGCAATAGAGGTGTTCCGTTCAATGCAAGATCAAGGTATAACTCCTAATATTATTGTTTACGGTATCCTCATAAATGGAATGTGCAAAGCAGGGAAAATTTAAGATTCTCAAAAACTTTTTAGATCCATTTCAGCTAAAGGTTTGAAATCCAATGTTAAGATTTATAATGCAATGATTAGTGGACCTTGTAAGGAGAACTTGCTGGATGAAGCCGAGGAGTTACTCTTGCAGATGGAGGGAGATGGGTGCCCACCAAATGATTTGACTTACAATATTGTGGTTTGGGTATTCCTAAAGAAGGGAAACAAACCCAAGGGTATGATGCTTCTACAAGAAATGATCAACAAGAATTTCTCACCAGATGCATCCACCATGGCCACGTTAATCGATTTACTCTTGGCTGGTGGCGGGGACAGCGATTATCTCAAAATGATCCACAATCTTGCGTCGAGGGATAGAAAAACCATGTCCTAGATTGTAAGGGAATTACTTGATTTTATCGAAGTATGAATCCTTATGTGTGTGCCATTCAAGGAATGCTGAGGTTATGTTCTATTTCAACTTTTTGGTATTTGTCTCATTCCAAATTGTGTTATTTCCCTCTCGGATATTCTTAACTGTTATCAAGTGATCAAAAGATTGTAGAAAGAGAAGCTTGGTGGTCACTTTGACATGTGATCTTCGAACTCGTGAGTTAAAAAAAGTTTGGTCGAGGAAGTCTAAAAAGAAGTTCAATGCAGGATATTTGTTTTTGACTTCACAACTGTAGATTTTGACATTCgcctttgtttttgttgttctgCGTTAATCAACAGTACTGtagcttctttctttttttcccgacCTTTAAGCTGCTTTAGTAAGAACTTGACTATCTTATAGTTTCAAGCCGAGAAGcccttattttggttttgcTGCTTGTTTGTCTTCTCCTTCTCCAgctgctttctttctttctttctttccacatTCTCTGcgtttctttgttttatttctttcagTCGTGTGTTAGATATGCTTTATCATTTTGCATGTGAGATGTGGTTCTTTACTTCTATTCCATGATGGAGTGTGTGTTGCCAATTCCTGAATAGCAGATAACTTTTTACTTCTGAGAAACGTAGCCTTTGTCCTTTTGGGCGGGAGATTGACCAAAATATTCGGCGCCTGATGCCCAGGGAGagaacatatgttgtattgagaGTTGTCGTAAAGTGATTCTTTATAGAAAAGGAAGTCACATCTACCTTGGTAATGGATTCCTTGTCCAGTGGACTCAAGGCTATTGAAGGCCTGACCAAGAGCAAGACAGGTAGGCAAAAATTAGTGGATGCAGAAGAATTGCCATTTTCTGTTGACTTCGCATAGAGAAAGATATGTTTGTTTTGTTGGGCTACATTGGAACCCTTGCCTCCAAAGGATTATAAAAGTCCTCAAAACCATATGAAGGTGAGCTTTGTGAACTTGGTTTGTAAAACTTATGGAGTCATGTGTTTTGTTTCTAGGGTATTTTTGGTTTCACGAGAATACAAAATGATCTGTTGATTAGCATACCATGACTGGTTGGGTGAGCAAAGCACACAGCCAGCCATCATAATACTACGACAAGAGAGGAGGCACAAATTAATGGTGCATAGGAGGCACAAATTAGTGATGCATCTGGAGGTCGCAGGGCTAAACCTGAGTCTGGCACTTTTGTACTCTCCTTGCACATCTCATCAAACGAAGATACGTGGATAACTATGGgcaaggaataaaattttggaAACGACCGAAACATTTTTGTTTCCCCGGAGAATGAAATGAAACACTTGTAGACTTTGAATTTCAATGTTTGTACTGACTCATCGAAAGGCTCCAAAACATGTGAAAATTCTGTAAAAAGTACTGAAACATTGAGTCGTTTTAACACCTATCATAAATATTTGACGATGGCATTTTCAATTTCCCCTAGTTATTTAACGCTTTCCATTATGATTCGGCTACACTTTCGATGTACTTCTGTAAAAgagtttcgaaacatttaattTTCCTACCTAACAGGACAACGgactaaaacaaaattttgatccTCGATTATGGGCCTTTGAGGTATGCAATGTTTTATTGCAGTAgttgtttccattttttctccTCATGTTATCAATTTATTTCTGTGTCATTAACTTTCCGTTCTCTTTTGGGGGCCATCTTAAGTTGGCTTTCGATGTTGGCTGATATGCTTTGCAGTTGTGTGTATTAGGAAGAAGCCGTAAATCTGCAAAGAGAACCAAGCATCAAAGATCAAGCTGATCCACAGAGACCTCCCAAACAGAAAATCAACAGGAATACCTTGGTAGCATCCACCATAACTGAAATGGCTTAACAAAAGTGCTCAAATTTGTCTAACTACCTTTATAGTGGGCTgaagttttgtttgttttcataaTGAGATAAATTCGTATATGCACTGTCTTTACATTGCTGAATCTTGACTTATTTCAAAGCCTTTGGAAAATCTCAGACATGAGGGAAAAAAACATCTATTTTCCTTGATGATATGCTGTTTTCATCAAGTCTATTCTAGTTTGACTGCAGAAGCCGTTTCCTGCAATTACGACACCCTGGTTCAAGCTCGCTCACTCTAAAACATTCCGAAATTCTACTAAGAAATATTAGAAGATGTTATCCACATTTAAACTTGTAACGAAGTGGAATTGTGTAAGCTATAAACACACAAAAAGCTCATGCTCTATCTGAATGGAGCTTGAGGATTTGGACTACTTGGTACTTTAGAGCTCCTTAGCTCTTTACAAACATGATCTAACATACCCAAAAAGTCCCTGACAATCACAAAAATCCGAAGCGGGTTGGCTTCGTCCTTGCTCAAATTTCCATGAAAATATTCTGTTATCTCTCTGACTTGTACAAGGACTCTTCCTTCATCTTCTCGCAACTCCTTTATATGCTTCTCCGCGTGACCAAGAAAAAATCTCATTTTGTGCACAAAGTTGCCACCCTTTGCATCCCCAAACAAGTCCTTGCCCACTAGTTGTTGCAACTTAGACATTCCATTGGATAGATTTGAGACTGAGCTTGCCAGAACATCCAAGTCTATCGTGGCAGTCTTCTTCACATTGCAGAGTTCGAAACTAAGACCAGCAACAAGGTCTAGCCCCATCCTTCTGtaatcttcttctctttcttcagAATTTCTTGTCTTGTTTTTCTGGTTTATCTTTCCCATTATGCTCTCCGAAACTCGGAATCCTTCCGACCGAACTATTTCTTGGACGACAAAATGGAGAAGTGTTGTTCTCCCATCAGCTCCTTTGACATCAGCTAGCTTCAGGAGGGCATCAAGCTTGAAAGCTCTGGCACCTCCTCTTATGGTTCCAATGTTCATCCTGTTCCCTGTTTTAAGGACCGCTTCAAGTAGTTTTAGAAAGAGCCGACTTGATCTGAGTTCCTTGCAGGCTTCCTAATTCAGTACCAGGAAAGAAATCAATCATTCAAACTATGAAACCGATACTCCACTCAGAAATTTTTCCAGAAAAGTATGCGAGTTATgtattggtagcaccacgttCATTTTGGATGGGGTGCACACTCCATTAAGATGTCTTAATGCTTTTCTGTGAAAGATTTCTGAGCTTCTTGTTTTATTCCTCAACTATGTCACATGAACTCTTCTAAATGTAGAAGGTACCCATGATGGACACGAGATACTCGGTGATATGTATGAAAGTTTTAGTAGAACATTCACTAGCCAGCTTATTTTTCATGT
This genomic window contains:
- the LOC131332932 gene encoding pentatricopeptide repeat-containing protein At1g62670, mitochondrial-like gives rise to the protein MVVSIEENLFTSVEENLFTEVNLNRPKQIWTIRNTLRRSKYTRGKQLVYRGSVEGISLLLSLNCNNLGGNIGLFHTQIPTNPFAPNSLAKMGPAQIKKLVFEKHKLGFDKLDHGLSLFRRMVQLRSRLSVIDFSQLLRAIDKMKQYSTVISLFREYRDLGIPINEYTLAILINCFCRINRVDYGFAILGIIFKCGYKADLNTLTTLINGYILQDVNTFTSLINGYILQDNTDAVKLFLRLTKQRDIIRDEVTYGTIINGLCKLGNTTMAVELVRSMQKWHCKPNAVIYSTIIDNLCKDGNVDDALILLSQMREWDVTPNVVTYTSLVDGLCKLGRGMDAMRMLSDMIEQNIFPDVIMYSMLVDAFCKEGKTKEAEGILAIMI
- the LOC131332933 gene encoding pentatricopeptide repeat-containing protein At1g63330-like, which produces MACKGLKPDTVIYTTLLQGLLTLFTLGRCDAAESLFDEMMCRGPKPNIVTYSVLLDGFLKNHKIVKAIEVFRSMQDQAKGLKSNVKIYNAMISGPCKENLLDEAEELLLQMEGDGCPPNDLTYNIVVWVFLKKGNKPKGMMLLQEMINKNFSPDASTMATLIDLLLAGGGDSDYLKMIHNLASRDRKTMS